Proteins encoded within one genomic window of Sminthopsis crassicaudata isolate SCR6 chromosome X, ASM4859323v1, whole genome shotgun sequence:
- the SPRY3 gene encoding protein sprouty homolog 3 isoform X1, which produces MATHLLHAASRVPLSLNSKEFKSQDNMDAPITDDFPQTLPIEQLCSIHVSNEYVERPAICQQTLSSSSLVQQAHKSDWSLSTIPSDLPRSLSQCHQLQLLPQHLSQPSLASSISHTTITSDQRLLTSITPSPSDHSLICTQPQAGALKVEESQKGTAEKLSLHTGGHLFICEECGRCKCIRCTATRTLPSCWLCKQRCLCSPESLLDYSTCLCCVKGIFYHCSTDDEDNCADEPCSCGPGSCCARWAAMSLLSLVMPCLCLYPPARGCLKLCQQGYDGLRRPGCRCKSHTNTVCRKISSSSGAAFPRATEKPV; this is translated from the exons ATGGCCACCCATCTCCTCCATGCTGCTAGCCG AGTGCCACTCTCACTCAACTCCAAAGAATTCAAGAGCCAAGACAACATGGATGCCCCAATAACAGACGATTTCCCTCAAACCCTGCCCATTGAGCAACTCTGCTCCATTCATGTCAGCAATGAGTATGTGGAACGGCCTGCCATCTGCCAACAGACCCTCTCCAGCTCTTCCCTCGTCCAGCAGGCTCACAAGTCCGATTGGTCCCTGTCTACCATACCCTCTGATCTGCCTCGAAGCCTCAGCCAATGCCACCAGCTTCAGCTGTTGCCACAGCATCTGAGCCAACCCAGCCTTGCCAGCTCCATATCCCATACCACCATCACCTCCGACCAAAGGCTTCTGACCAGCATCACTCCGTCACCCTCCGATCACTCCCTCATCTGTACCCAGCCTCAAGCAGGGGCTCTGAAAGTGGAAGAGTCTCAGAAAGGCACAGCAGAGAAGCTATCCCTCCATACCGGCGGGCACCTGTTCATCTGTGAAGAGTGCGGCCGTTGCAAGTGCATCCGCTGCACGGCCACTCGCACCCTGCCCTCCTGCTGGCTCTGTAAGCAGCGCTGCCTCTGCTCCCCGGAGAGCCTTCTCGACTACAGCACGTGCCTCTGCTGCGTCAAGGGTATCTTTTACCACTGTTCCACCGACGACGAAGACAACTGCGCCGACGAGCCCTGCTCCTGCGGGCCGGGCTCCTGCTGCGCTCGTTGGGCAGCCATGAGCCTCCTGTCGCTGGTCATGCCTTGCTTGTGCTTGTACCCTCCAGCCCGAGGATGCCTCAAGCTGTGCCAGCAGGGCTATGACGGCCTGCGGAGGCCAGGCTGCCGATGCAAGAGCCACACCAACACCGTTTGCAGGAAGATCTCTTCTTCCAGTGGAGCCGCCTTCCCCAGGGCCACAGAGAAGCCAGTGTAA
- the SPRY3 gene encoding protein sprouty homolog 3 isoform X2, producing the protein MDAPITDDFPQTLPIEQLCSIHVSNEYVERPAICQQTLSSSSLVQQAHKSDWSLSTIPSDLPRSLSQCHQLQLLPQHLSQPSLASSISHTTITSDQRLLTSITPSPSDHSLICTQPQAGALKVEESQKGTAEKLSLHTGGHLFICEECGRCKCIRCTATRTLPSCWLCKQRCLCSPESLLDYSTCLCCVKGIFYHCSTDDEDNCADEPCSCGPGSCCARWAAMSLLSLVMPCLCLYPPARGCLKLCQQGYDGLRRPGCRCKSHTNTVCRKISSSSGAAFPRATEKPV; encoded by the coding sequence ATGGATGCCCCAATAACAGACGATTTCCCTCAAACCCTGCCCATTGAGCAACTCTGCTCCATTCATGTCAGCAATGAGTATGTGGAACGGCCTGCCATCTGCCAACAGACCCTCTCCAGCTCTTCCCTCGTCCAGCAGGCTCACAAGTCCGATTGGTCCCTGTCTACCATACCCTCTGATCTGCCTCGAAGCCTCAGCCAATGCCACCAGCTTCAGCTGTTGCCACAGCATCTGAGCCAACCCAGCCTTGCCAGCTCCATATCCCATACCACCATCACCTCCGACCAAAGGCTTCTGACCAGCATCACTCCGTCACCCTCCGATCACTCCCTCATCTGTACCCAGCCTCAAGCAGGGGCTCTGAAAGTGGAAGAGTCTCAGAAAGGCACAGCAGAGAAGCTATCCCTCCATACCGGCGGGCACCTGTTCATCTGTGAAGAGTGCGGCCGTTGCAAGTGCATCCGCTGCACGGCCACTCGCACCCTGCCCTCCTGCTGGCTCTGTAAGCAGCGCTGCCTCTGCTCCCCGGAGAGCCTTCTCGACTACAGCACGTGCCTCTGCTGCGTCAAGGGTATCTTTTACCACTGTTCCACCGACGACGAAGACAACTGCGCCGACGAGCCCTGCTCCTGCGGGCCGGGCTCCTGCTGCGCTCGTTGGGCAGCCATGAGCCTCCTGTCGCTGGTCATGCCTTGCTTGTGCTTGTACCCTCCAGCCCGAGGATGCCTCAAGCTGTGCCAGCAGGGCTATGACGGCCTGCGGAGGCCAGGCTGCCGATGCAAGAGCCACACCAACACCGTTTGCAGGAAGATCTCTTCTTCCAGTGGAGCCGCCTTCCCCAGGGCCACAGAGAAGCCAGTGTAA